In Topomyia yanbarensis strain Yona2022 chromosome 2, ASM3024719v1, whole genome shotgun sequence, one DNA window encodes the following:
- the LOC131682795 gene encoding LOW QUALITY PROTEIN: uncharacterized protein LOC131682795 (The sequence of the model RefSeq protein was modified relative to this genomic sequence to represent the inferred CDS: substituted 2 bases at 2 genomic stop codons), whose amino-acid sequence MTDVKGAMQSEIDSSEDSEPTVHKEDDLVKTDVLYDLNFENDTADADISYEEVNYENLGLVQLLQSFNVSTEAVNKFPENGYDLXTLKIIERQEIEELLHEPFLCERTKIIHGLNCWRKSQNLSLVSTPLKSLSVLNQYKNQRENIKRDDFSAQCLICNSARGKQVLDNYSVSHILTKSQKKMITHIVVDEFKDVFGKLTHNELLSRASELNELFPSESKDSWYQPTFSIFAGKKTRIGRLPRGCLYDRNSNYTIPRPTHQKSNDSENATSSNPFSDADWIEYQQSKTWIRHNEDEWSGVMRKWESTSQLRIYEISKLEKRSCKLILELFPTLRKADGYQLAXIDFKAMFPIKQSALFEKWNDFIVKVKPILLANVTDKSGKVIIRLLESDLTEDCRNAAYSLLLLYILPCSVLTLSDKSKWKPSCIENRNSFVFWVKNITDLQSKVQTFQNSRAQTRGMIHCPLVIIVGPELTLLNFFIVSFGDTYYQLPTFLKALDICYKLYKAYNLSFAPECAGSWNLLNYIIYEFQLEPACRAKILSISSVIKAKC is encoded by the exons ATGACTGACGTAAAAGGTGCAATGCAATCAGAAATTGATTCTTCGGAGGACTCAGAACCAACTGTTCACAAAGAGGATGACCTGGTAAAAACTGACGTATTGTATGATCTAAACTTTGAAAACGATACTGCGGACGCGGACATATCGTACGAAGAAGTAAATTATGAGAACCTCGGTTTGGTTCAGCTTCTGCAGTCATTTAATGTGTCAACAGAAGCGGTTAATAAATTTCCCG AGAacggatatgatttgtaaactCTCAAAATAATTGAAAGACAAGAAATTGAAGAACTTCTACATGAGCCATTTCTTTGTGAAAGAACAaaaattattcatggattaAACTGTTGGAGAAAATCACAG AATTTATCACTCGTGTCTACTCCACTGAAGTCCCTATCTGTCCTTAATCAGTATAAAAACCAACGAGAAAACATTAAACGAGACGACTTTTCGGCACAATGCCTTATTTGTAACTCAGCTAGAGGAAAACAAGTGCTGGATAACTACAGCGTTTCCcatattttgacaaaatcacaGAAGAAAATGATAACACACATTgtggttgatgaatttaaggATGTTTTTGGTAAACTCACCCATAATGAGCTTTTAAGTCGAGCGTCAGAGTTGAATGAGTTATTTCCATCTGAATCAAAG GATTCTTGGTACCAGCCAACTTTCTCAATCTTCGCTGGGAAAAAAACCAGAATAGGTCGATTGCCGAGAGGATGCCTCTATGACAGAAACTCAAATTACACTATTCCCAGACCAACACACCAGAAATCGAACGATAGTGAAAATGCTACGTCGTCGAATCCGTTCTCAGATGCCGATT GGATTGAATACCAACAATCGAAGACGTGGATTAGACATAATGAAGATGAATGGTCCGGTGTGATGCGGAAATGGGAGTCAACTAGTCAGCTACGTATTTACGAAATATCTAAACTTGAGAAACGGTCTTGTAAATTGATATTAGAGTTATTTCCGACTCTTCGAAAAGCAGACGGATATCAACTAGCGTAAATCGATTTTAAAGCAATGTTCCCAATAAAACAGTCTGCACTATTCGAAAAGTGGAATGATTTCATCGTAAAAGTAAAGCCCATTTTGTTGGCGAATGTCACCGATAAATCTGGAAAAGTGATCATTAGGTTACTGGAAAGTGATCTGACTGAAG ACTGCCGGAATGCTGCATACTCGTTGCTGTTACTTTATATTCTACCATGCTCTGTACTAACTCTTTCGGATAAATCAAAATGGAAACCCAGCTGCATTGAAAACCGTAATAGCTTCGTATTCTGGGTGAAGAACATAACGGATCTACAGTCAAAAGTTCAAACCTTTCAAAACTCACGTGCTCAGACTAGGGGTATGATTCACTGCCCATTGGTGATCATCGTCGGACCGGAACTAACTTTGTTAAACTTTTTCATTGTATCGTTTGGAGACACATACTACCAACTCCCCACCTTCCTGAAGGCTTTGGATATCTGCTACAAACTCTATAAGGCATACAATCTGTCGTTTGCTCCGGAATGTGCAGGATCTTGGAATTTACTTAATTACATTATTTACGAATTCCAACTTGAGCCCGCTTGTAGAGCGAAAATACTTTCGATCAGTAGTGTGATCAAAGCCAAATGTTAA